In Myxocyprinus asiaticus isolate MX2 ecotype Aquarium Trade chromosome 32, UBuf_Myxa_2, whole genome shotgun sequence, one genomic interval encodes:
- the LOC127423181 gene encoding 5'(3')-deoxyribonucleotidase, mitochondrial-like isoform X2 has product MTLLPMIVRWVKRSASSVYFHRCTANMSTNNRRLRVLVDMDGVIADFEGGFLKKYKARYPNEPYISLEDRRGFWVSTQYGDLRSDLCEKAISIWESKNFFIELDPLPGGVEAVKEMSKMENTDIFICTSPIKHYSYCPYEKYAWIEKHLGLEFLEQIILTRDKTIVTGDILIDDKPDILVKNYTTHNPEQRSTNQRIRACCCE; this is encoded by the exons ATGACTTTACTACCGATGATTGTACGGTGGGTTAAGAGAAGCGCTTCATCAGTCTACTTTCACCGGTGCACAGCCAACATGTCCACGAATAACAGGAGACTGCGAGTCCTGGTGGACATGGACGGTGTCATCGCAGATTTCGAGGGAGGgtttttaaagaaatacaaaGCAAGGTATCCGAATGAGCCGTATATATCACTAGAGGACAGAAGAGGATTCTGGGTGTCCACACAGTATGGGGATCTGAGAAGTGATCTGTGT GAGAAGGCCATCAGCATTTGGGAGTCCAAAAACTTCTTCATCGAGCTTGACCCTCTTCCTGGAGGAGTGGAGGCTGTGAAGGAGATGTCCAAGATGGAGAA TACAGATATCTTCATTTGCACCAGTCCAATAAAGCATTACAGCTACTGCCCATATGAAAAG TATGCATGGATAGAGAAACACCTTGGCCTTGAGTTTCTGGAGCAGATCATCCTGACCAGAGACAAGACCATAGTGACCGGAGACATCCTCATAGATGACAAACCTGATATACTGG tgaagaactacactacccataatccagAACAGAGATCCACCAACCAGAGAATTCGCGCTTGCTGTTGCGAATAA
- the LOC127423170 gene encoding COP9 signalosome complex subunit 3-like isoform X2: MTQLCELINKSGELLAKNLSHLDTVLGALDIQEHSLGVLAVLFVKFSMPSIPDFETLFSQVQLFISTCNGEHIRYATDTFAGLCHQLTNALVERKQPLRGISIIKQAIDKMQMNTNQLTSVHADLCQLCLLAKCFKPAVPFLELDMMDICKENGAYDAKHFLCYYYYGGMIYTGLKNFERALYFFEQAITTPAMAVSHIMLEAYKKYILVSLILHGKVQQLPKYTSQIVGRFIKPLSNAYHELAQVYASNNPAELRGVVNKYSETFTRDNNTGLVKQCLSSLYKKNIQRLTKTFLTLSLQDMASRVQLSGAQEAEKYVLHMIEDGEIYASINQKDGMVCFHDNPEKYNNPAMLHKIDQEMLKCIELDEKLKSMDQEITVNPQFVQKSMGTQEDDVGSKTSSYS; encoded by the exons ATGACTCAACTATGTGAACTGATCAATAAAAGTGGGGAGCTTCTGGCCAAGAACCTCTCCCATCTGGACACTGTTCTTGGAGCTTTGGACATTCAAGAGCACTCACTTGGTGTTTTAGCTGTTCT GTTTGTGAAGTTTTCCATGCCAAGCATCCCTGATTTTGAGACCTTGTTTTCCCAAGTCCAGCTCTTCATCAGCACCTGCAACGGAGAACATATCCGATATGCCACAGACACAT TTGCTGGTCTATGCCACCAGTTGACAAATGCCCTTGTAGAAAGAAAACAG CCCTTGCGTGGAATAAGTATAATCAAACAGGCCATAGACAAAATGCAGATGAACACAAACCAGCTTACCTCAGTTCATGCAGACCTGTGTCAG TTATGCCTCTTAGCTAAGTGCTTCAAACCTGCAGTTCCATTCCTAGAGTTGGACATGATGGATATTTGTAAGGAGAATGGAGCGTACGACGCAAAGCACTTTCTATGTTATTACTACTACGGCGGCATGATCTACACAGGTCTCAAGAACTTTGAGCGAGCACTGTATTTTTTTGAACAG GCAATAACCACTCCAGCGATGGCTGTCAGTCACATCATGTTAGAAGCATACAAGAAGTACATTCTGGTGTCCCTTATCCTTCACGGCAAAGTACAGCAACTACCCAAATACACTTCACAGATCGTGGGAAGATTCATCAAG CCCCTCAGTAATGCTTACCATGagctggctcaggtgtatgcctCCAACAATCCTGCAGAGCTCCGTGGTGTGGTCAACAAATATAGCGAGACGTTTACACGGGACAACAACACCGGTCTAGTCAAACAGTGTCTGTCCTCGCTCTACAAGAAAAACATTCAGAGGCTAACCAAG ACATTCTTGACGTTATCTTTACAAGACATGGCAAGTCGAGTTCAGCTTTCCGGCGCTCAAGAAGCTGAGAAATATGTCTTACATATG ATTGAGGATGGAGAGATTTATGCAAGCATCAACCAGAAAGACGGCATGGTCTGTTTCCATGACAACCCTGAGAAATACAACAACCCTGCAATGCTCCACAAAATTGACCAAGAG ATGCTGAAATGTATAGAGTTGGATGAGAAACTAAAGTCCATGGATCAAGAAATCACTGTAAACCCCCAGTTTGTGCAAAAG AGTATGGGAACGCAAGAGGATGATGTCGGCAGCAAGACGTCAAGCTACTCTTGA
- the LOC127423170 gene encoding COP9 signalosome complex subunit 3-like isoform X1, with amino-acid sequence MASALEQFVNNVRQLSAQGQMTQLCELINKSGELLAKNLSHLDTVLGALDIQEHSLGVLAVLFVKFSMPSIPDFETLFSQVQLFISTCNGEHIRYATDTFAGLCHQLTNALVERKQPLRGISIIKQAIDKMQMNTNQLTSVHADLCQLCLLAKCFKPAVPFLELDMMDICKENGAYDAKHFLCYYYYGGMIYTGLKNFERALYFFEQAITTPAMAVSHIMLEAYKKYILVSLILHGKVQQLPKYTSQIVGRFIKPLSNAYHELAQVYASNNPAELRGVVNKYSETFTRDNNTGLVKQCLSSLYKKNIQRLTKTFLTLSLQDMASRVQLSGAQEAEKYVLHMIEDGEIYASINQKDGMVCFHDNPEKYNNPAMLHKIDQEMLKCIELDEKLKSMDQEITVNPQFVQKSMGTQEDDVGSKTSSYS; translated from the exons ATGGCTTCAGCTCTGGAGCAGTTCGTGAACAATGTGCGGCAACTCTCCGCTCAAG GTCAGATGACTCAACTATGTGAACTGATCAATAAAAGTGGGGAGCTTCTGGCCAAGAACCTCTCCCATCTGGACACTGTTCTTGGAGCTTTGGACATTCAAGAGCACTCACTTGGTGTTTTAGCTGTTCT GTTTGTGAAGTTTTCCATGCCAAGCATCCCTGATTTTGAGACCTTGTTTTCCCAAGTCCAGCTCTTCATCAGCACCTGCAACGGAGAACATATCCGATATGCCACAGACACAT TTGCTGGTCTATGCCACCAGTTGACAAATGCCCTTGTAGAAAGAAAACAG CCCTTGCGTGGAATAAGTATAATCAAACAGGCCATAGACAAAATGCAGATGAACACAAACCAGCTTACCTCAGTTCATGCAGACCTGTGTCAG TTATGCCTCTTAGCTAAGTGCTTCAAACCTGCAGTTCCATTCCTAGAGTTGGACATGATGGATATTTGTAAGGAGAATGGAGCGTACGACGCAAAGCACTTTCTATGTTATTACTACTACGGCGGCATGATCTACACAGGTCTCAAGAACTTTGAGCGAGCACTGTATTTTTTTGAACAG GCAATAACCACTCCAGCGATGGCTGTCAGTCACATCATGTTAGAAGCATACAAGAAGTACATTCTGGTGTCCCTTATCCTTCACGGCAAAGTACAGCAACTACCCAAATACACTTCACAGATCGTGGGAAGATTCATCAAG CCCCTCAGTAATGCTTACCATGagctggctcaggtgtatgcctCCAACAATCCTGCAGAGCTCCGTGGTGTGGTCAACAAATATAGCGAGACGTTTACACGGGACAACAACACCGGTCTAGTCAAACAGTGTCTGTCCTCGCTCTACAAGAAAAACATTCAGAGGCTAACCAAG ACATTCTTGACGTTATCTTTACAAGACATGGCAAGTCGAGTTCAGCTTTCCGGCGCTCAAGAAGCTGAGAAATATGTCTTACATATG ATTGAGGATGGAGAGATTTATGCAAGCATCAACCAGAAAGACGGCATGGTCTGTTTCCATGACAACCCTGAGAAATACAACAACCCTGCAATGCTCCACAAAATTGACCAAGAG ATGCTGAAATGTATAGAGTTGGATGAGAAACTAAAGTCCATGGATCAAGAAATCACTGTAAACCCCCAGTTTGTGCAAAAG AGTATGGGAACGCAAGAGGATGATGTCGGCAGCAAGACGTCAAGCTACTCTTGA
- the LOC127423181 gene encoding 5'(3')-deoxyribonucleotidase, mitochondrial-like isoform X1 — MTLLPMIVRWVKRSASSVYFHRCTANMSTNNRRLRVLVDMDGVIADFEGGFLKKYKARYPNEPYISLEDRRGFWVSTQYGDLRSDLCEKAISIWESKNFFIELDPLPGGVEAVKEMSKMENTDIFICTSPIKHYSYCPYEKYAWIEKHLGLEFLEQIILTRDKTIVTGDILIDDKPDILGVEPKPSWEHILFTACHNKHLPPDPSQRRLLSWADDWRGILASKRQ, encoded by the exons ATGACTTTACTACCGATGATTGTACGGTGGGTTAAGAGAAGCGCTTCATCAGTCTACTTTCACCGGTGCACAGCCAACATGTCCACGAATAACAGGAGACTGCGAGTCCTGGTGGACATGGACGGTGTCATCGCAGATTTCGAGGGAGGgtttttaaagaaatacaaaGCAAGGTATCCGAATGAGCCGTATATATCACTAGAGGACAGAAGAGGATTCTGGGTGTCCACACAGTATGGGGATCTGAGAAGTGATCTGTGT GAGAAGGCCATCAGCATTTGGGAGTCCAAAAACTTCTTCATCGAGCTTGACCCTCTTCCTGGAGGAGTGGAGGCTGTGAAGGAGATGTCCAAGATGGAGAA TACAGATATCTTCATTTGCACCAGTCCAATAAAGCATTACAGCTACTGCCCATATGAAAAG TATGCATGGATAGAGAAACACCTTGGCCTTGAGTTTCTGGAGCAGATCATCCTGACCAGAGACAAGACCATAGTGACCGGAGACATCCTCATAGATGACAAACCTGATATACTGG GTGTGGAACCCAAGCCCTCCTGGGAGCACATCCTATTCACTGCCTGTCACAACAAGCACCTGCCACCAGACCCCTCCCAGCGAAGGCTTCTCTCCTGGGCAGATGACTGGAGGGGTATTTTGGCCAGTAAGCGCCAGTAA